A window from Streptomyces sp. NBC_00335 encodes these proteins:
- a CDS encoding VG15 protein, producing the protein MATSASDGGRAANAHRRAQRGLTRLLTRDMRGLRRLIIPSRLEASVPEWIVAVRALVEQYGSASSSLSADYYEAERAAAAVTGRFTVPLVDPPPDEQVESGLRWATKDLWPRDPDDPATTDAQREPMDIRLQQAEAKAEGVAQKLVADQGRGTVKEAVRQDRTAVGYARAAALGACVFCKLMATRGLTYKSAGSAGRDVNSKFTGDDSVVKFHDNCHCQIVPVFKGQRFELSDHAREWERIYRDYAAPYPGDQLNRFRQALADHGHMPVL; encoded by the coding sequence ATGGCGACGTCGGCGTCTGACGGCGGCCGGGCGGCCAATGCGCATCGACGGGCTCAACGCGGCCTGACGCGCCTCCTGACGCGGGATATGCGCGGCCTGCGAAGGCTGATCATTCCGTCTCGGCTCGAGGCTTCCGTTCCGGAGTGGATTGTGGCCGTCCGGGCCCTGGTCGAGCAGTACGGGTCAGCCTCCTCAAGCTTGTCGGCCGACTACTACGAGGCGGAGCGTGCCGCCGCTGCTGTCACCGGCCGCTTCACGGTTCCTCTCGTTGACCCGCCTCCCGACGAGCAGGTCGAGAGCGGTCTGCGTTGGGCCACCAAGGATCTATGGCCGCGTGACCCTGATGACCCCGCCACGACGGATGCCCAGCGAGAGCCGATGGACATCCGCCTACAGCAGGCTGAGGCGAAGGCCGAGGGCGTCGCACAGAAGCTGGTCGCCGATCAGGGGCGCGGCACCGTCAAGGAGGCGGTTCGGCAGGACCGCACGGCCGTTGGGTACGCGCGCGCCGCCGCTCTAGGGGCTTGCGTCTTCTGCAAACTCATGGCCACACGAGGCTTGACGTACAAGTCGGCCGGCTCGGCCGGCCGCGACGTCAACAGCAAGTTCACCGGTGACGACAGTGTCGTGAAGTTCCACGACAACTGTCACTGCCAGATCGTCCCGGTGTTCAAGGGGCAGCGGTTCGAGCTGTCCGATCATGCGCGCGAGTGGGAGCGGATCTACCGCGACTACGCCGCGCCCTACCCAGGCGATCAGCTGAACCGGTTCCGGCAGGCTCTCGCCGACCACGGGCACATGCCCGTTCTGTAA
- a CDS encoding phage major capsid protein, with protein sequence MVATAPIKLSDVNATFLPPTLTGPIFEKSVEQSAVMALSRRIPLSMSATTAIPVPLDVPTADWVDQAGRKPLGTGGVDIKTMSGKKIAVLIPVAMEVVQSNAAGLWTQLQNDLPTAFSRAFDRAAIHGKTMKGATGPFPDYLAETSKSVTIGGTSQANGGIYGDIVKGMNDTVDDDWDYTGTLLDHRMKPKLLGATDTTGRPIFVDTTVPGTGAALAGTLIGEPVAYSRSVSGKLRRQTGTIDTGLRGIGGDWSQTAYGVGMDITVKISREATYIDEEGGVHSAFQENLVLLLAEAYYGFVLGDVEAFVKYLAAGGSS encoded by the coding sequence ATGGTTGCGACCGCACCCATCAAGCTGAGCGACGTCAATGCGACGTTCCTCCCGCCCACCCTGACCGGCCCGATCTTCGAGAAGTCGGTCGAGCAGAGCGCCGTCATGGCGCTCTCGCGACGCATTCCCCTGTCGATGTCCGCGACAACCGCCATCCCGGTTCCGCTGGACGTCCCGACCGCCGACTGGGTTGACCAGGCCGGACGGAAGCCGCTTGGTACCGGCGGCGTCGACATCAAGACCATGAGCGGCAAGAAGATCGCCGTCCTCATCCCGGTCGCGATGGAGGTCGTGCAGTCCAATGCCGCCGGCCTGTGGACGCAGCTGCAGAACGACCTCCCTACCGCGTTCTCCCGGGCGTTCGACCGGGCCGCGATCCACGGCAAGACCATGAAGGGTGCGACCGGCCCGTTCCCCGACTACCTGGCGGAAACCTCGAAGAGCGTCACCATCGGGGGCACCAGCCAGGCCAACGGCGGTATCTACGGCGACATCGTCAAGGGCATGAACGACACCGTCGATGACGACTGGGACTACACCGGTACCCTCCTGGATCACCGGATGAAGCCCAAGCTCCTCGGTGCGACTGACACCACGGGCCGACCGATCTTCGTCGACACCACGGTCCCGGGCACGGGCGCGGCGCTGGCTGGGACTCTGATCGGCGAGCCGGTCGCCTACTCCCGCTCCGTCTCCGGCAAGCTCCGCCGTCAGACGGGCACCATCGACACGGGCCTGCGCGGCATCGGTGGCGACTGGTCCCAGACGGCCTACGGCGTCGGCATGGACATCACCGTCAAGATCTCCCGCGAGGCGACGTACATCGACGAGGAAGGCGGCGTGCACTCCGCCTTCCAGGAGAACCTCGTTCTCCTGCTGGCGGAGGCCTACTACGGCTTCGTTCTCGGCGACGTCGAGGCCTTCGTCAAGTACCTGGCGGCCGGCGGCTCCTCCTGA
- a CDS encoding glycosyltransferase family 4 protein encodes MRIVARLHGYPPRHNAGAEWMVHSQLRALVERGHDVSVWLSRYTDDKADYDLDGVQVVPLQSRLDAASAIRRADVVVSHLENVPSAGALARGYGKPLAVICHNTHRQSFREMAGGCELAVYNSQWMKREAELFFAEYPKGIRPARDVIVRPPVFAAEYRTKPGSKVTLVNLNLEKGGALFEKLARRMPDVEFLAVVGAYGEQIVPDLPNVEVIDHMCGHEMRDAVYSRTKILLMPSSYESWGRAGVEAMASGIPVIAHPTPGLCESLGEAGVFIDLHDADGYEMAIRKLLTSKTEYGLVAKRAKARSAELDPTPDLATWCDAVEALA; translated from the coding sequence ATGCGGATCGTCGCCCGGCTGCACGGCTACCCGCCGCGCCACAACGCCGGAGCGGAGTGGATGGTCCACTCCCAGCTCCGCGCGCTCGTCGAGCGAGGTCACGACGTGTCGGTGTGGCTGTCCCGCTACACCGACGACAAGGCCGACTACGACCTCGACGGCGTCCAGGTGGTGCCTCTTCAGTCCCGCCTGGACGCTGCGTCCGCCATCCGCAGGGCCGACGTCGTCGTCTCCCACCTGGAGAACGTCCCATCGGCCGGAGCGCTGGCCCGCGGCTACGGCAAGCCGCTGGCGGTCATCTGCCACAACACCCACCGCCAGTCCTTCCGCGAGATGGCCGGGGGCTGCGAGCTGGCCGTCTACAACAGCCAGTGGATGAAGCGCGAGGCCGAGCTGTTCTTCGCCGAGTATCCCAAGGGCATCCGGCCGGCGCGGGACGTCATCGTCCGACCGCCAGTCTTCGCCGCTGAGTACCGGACGAAGCCCGGCTCCAAGGTGACGTTGGTCAACCTCAACCTGGAGAAGGGCGGGGCGCTCTTCGAGAAGCTCGCCCGACGTATGCCTGACGTTGAGTTCCTGGCGGTCGTCGGCGCCTACGGGGAGCAGATCGTCCCTGACCTGCCGAATGTCGAGGTCATCGACCACATGTGCGGCCACGAGATGAGGGACGCCGTCTACAGCCGGACCAAGATCCTGCTCATGCCGTCGTCCTACGAATCCTGGGGCCGAGCCGGCGTCGAGGCCATGGCCAGCGGCATCCCGGTCATCGCCCACCCCACGCCGGGGCTGTGCGAGTCGCTGGGTGAGGCTGGCGTTTTCATCGACCTACACGATGCCGACGGCTACGAGATGGCCATCCGCAAACTCCTGACCAGCAAGACCGAGTACGGGCTCGTCGCGAAGCGGGCAAAGGCTCGCTCTGCCGAGCTGGACCCGACTCCCGACCTGGCTACTTGGTGCGACGCCGTGGAAGCTCTGGCTTAG
- a CDS encoding DUF4429 domain-containing protein translates to MEVKGVLGSVSFDGEWITITKTPIGSRPAPTRIRAADVVATRYKPGRRLFYGYVQFVLPDSGPREEMPLGSLVGGRPPYEDPYSLSIPHKSNDAAQKLMTSVEQARPSR, encoded by the coding sequence ATGGAAGTCAAGGGCGTGCTGGGCAGCGTCAGCTTCGATGGTGAGTGGATCACCATCACGAAGACTCCGATCGGATCGCGGCCAGCGCCGACGAGGATCCGAGCAGCCGACGTAGTCGCGACGCGATACAAGCCGGGGCGCCGCCTCTTCTACGGGTACGTCCAGTTCGTTCTTCCCGATAGCGGGCCCCGTGAGGAAATGCCGCTGGGCTCGCTCGTTGGTGGTCGACCGCCCTACGAAGACCCGTACAGCCTGTCGATCCCCCACAAAAGCAATGACGCCGCACAGAAGCTGATGACCTCCGTCGAGCAGGCCCGACCTAGCCGGTAA
- a CDS encoding HK97 gp10 family phage protein: MAARFKMSNRGVGQLLNSPEIAAEMLRRAELIKSVAEGTSPVGGPGDPHPGQYKRSWYAKVERKAIGRSRKKRPVGVVGNSVYWARWVEWGTERVHAHHVLLRAAQAGGD, encoded by the coding sequence ATGGCCGCCCGATTCAAGATGTCCAACCGCGGCGTTGGGCAGCTGCTGAACTCGCCTGAGATCGCGGCAGAGATGCTGCGGCGCGCGGAACTCATCAAGAGCGTCGCCGAGGGCACCTCGCCCGTCGGCGGTCCCGGCGACCCACACCCCGGCCAGTACAAGCGTTCCTGGTACGCCAAGGTGGAGCGCAAGGCGATCGGCCGGTCGCGCAAGAAACGTCCGGTCGGCGTGGTTGGGAACTCGGTCTACTGGGCTCGTTGGGTGGAGTGGGGAACCGAGAGGGTCCACGCCCACCACGTGCTGCTGCGGGCCGCCCAGGCCGGAGGCGACTGA
- a CDS encoding phage tail tube protein — MVNITRAADLTQIGANGGGWVADVGTAAPATPLTQPAAAWKPLGCISDDGLVQGFDEDSQEFTPWGLTSPIRTQITKSLRTFKLTAWETSRTTVQSLQYRIPVAELSPVGSLTSFAETASPSPDRRAFWFAIFDGDTSRGFYIPEGEISDRSDVTHKQDQMAGFEWTITAYPDAAGNTVYHADMVPVTPAYIGS; from the coding sequence ATGGTCAACATCACCCGCGCCGCGGACCTGACTCAGATCGGCGCCAACGGCGGCGGCTGGGTCGCGGACGTCGGCACCGCAGCTCCCGCCACCCCGCTGACCCAGCCGGCTGCCGCCTGGAAGCCGCTCGGCTGCATCTCCGACGACGGCCTCGTGCAGGGCTTCGACGAGGACTCTCAGGAGTTCACGCCGTGGGGCCTGACCTCGCCGATCCGCACTCAGATCACCAAGAGCCTGCGCACGTTCAAGCTCACGGCGTGGGAGACCAGTCGCACCACGGTGCAGTCGCTGCAGTACCGCATCCCCGTCGCGGAGCTCTCTCCGGTCGGCAGCCTCACCAGCTTCGCGGAGACGGCCTCGCCGTCCCCGGACCGTCGGGCCTTCTGGTTCGCGATCTTCGACGGCGACACCTCGCGCGGCTTCTATATCCCCGAGGGCGAGATCAGCGACCGCAGCGACGTCACCCACAAGCAGGACCAGATGGCTGGCTTTGAGTGGACGATCACCGCCTACCCGGACGCCGCCGGCAACACCGTCTACCACGCCGACATGGTTCCGGTCACGCCCGCCTACATCGGGTCCTGA